The following are encoded in a window of Castanea sativa cultivar Marrone di Chiusa Pesio chromosome 5, ASM4071231v1 genomic DNA:
- the LOC142633366 gene encoding putative GPI-anchored protein At1g61900 isoform X2: MKGRVFFKLSLNIILLEVFLLALCFHESCCSQLDHLTGPVLMDKRRDAFLPEISPSGSPQPFIPMLAPSPLIPFTNTTTPKLSGLCMLNFTAAESLLSITSIDCWSAFAPFLANVICCPQLEATLAIIIGQSSKETNVLALNGTLAKFCLSDIEQILVGHGANFDVTQICSTHASNLTQSSCPVIDVNEFENTVDTSKLLAACAEIDSVKECCNQICQGAILEAATRIALKSSELLSIDGPHVLPEHSTTINDCRSIVHRWLASKLDPPLAKHVLRVLSNCNVNKVCPLNFPDMKHVATGCGHGISNQTACCSAMGSYVSHLQKQSFITNLQALDCAASLGTKLRKSNITKDVYSLCHISLKDFSLQEAGCLLPSLPSDATLDPTSGISFLCDLNDNIAAPWPTTSQVQASSCNKTIKIPALPAATSAQSGIYNDDVMPVMLIASLMVPLMLL; this comes from the exons ATGAAAGGGAGGGTTTTTTTCAAGCTCAGTCTCAATATCATTCTTTTGGAAGTGTTCCTATTAGCTCTCT GTTTTCATGAATCTTGCTGCAGCCAGTTAGATCATCTTACGGGTCCTGTTTTGATGGATAAAAGAAGGGATGCTTTTTTGCCTGAGATCTCTCCTAGTGGGTCTCCTCAGCCGTTTATTCCTATGCTTGCACCTTCACCATTGATACCCTTCACAAATACAACCACTCCAAAATTATCAG GACTCTGTATGTTAAACTTCACTGCTGCTGAAAGCTTGCTGAGTATAACATCAATAGATTGCTGGTCTGCTTTTGCACCTTTCCTGGCTAATGTCATTTGTTGTCCGCAGTTGGAAGCCACTCTTGCAATTATCATTGGTCAATCGAGTAAAGAAACCAATGTCCTTGCTTTAAATGGGACCCTTGCCAAATTTTGCCTCTCAGACATTGAGCAGATTTTGGTTGGTCACGGTGCTAATTTTGATGTAACACAGATATGTTCAACTCATGCCTCAAATCTCACTCAAAGCTCCTGCCCGGTCATTGATGTTAATGAGTTTGAGAACACTGTAGATACTTCTAAGCTTCTGGCAGCTTGTGCTGAGATTGATTCTGTGAAAGAATGCTGTAACCAAATTTGTCAGGGTGCAATATTAGAAGCTGCTACGAGGATTGCATTGAAATCTTCTGAGCTATTGAGCATTGATGGGCCCCATGTTTTACCTGAGCACTCAACTACTATAAATGATTGTAGAAGTATTGTCCACAGATGGCTGGCAAGTAAACTTGATCCTCCTCTTGCGAAGCATGTTCTCAGAGTACTATCAAATTGCAATGTTAATAAAG TTTGCCCCCTGAATTTCCCTGACATGAAGCATGTTGCAACGGGCTGTGGGCATGGGATAAGTAACCAGACGGCATGCTGTAGTGCCATGGGAAGCTATGTCTCCCACTTGCAAAAGCAGAGTTTTATAACCAACTTGCAAGCTTTGGATTGTGCTGCATCATTGGGAACAAAGTTAAGGAAGTCAAATATTACAAAAGATGTATATAGCCTCTGTCATATAAGCCTCAAGGATTTCTCCCTTCAAG AGGCTGGATGTCTTTTGCCTAGCTTGCCTTCTGATGCAACATTAGACCCGACTTCAGGAATAAGCTTCCTTTGTGATCTAAATGATAACATTGCAGCTCCATGGCCCACTACATCTCAAGTGCAAGCTTCTTCATGCAATAAAA CTATTAAAATTCCTGCACTTCCAGCAGCCACATCTGCCCAAAGTG GAATTTATAATGACGATGTCATGCCTGTTATGCTCATTGCTTCCTTAATGGTCCCTCTAATGCTATTGTAA
- the LOC142633366 gene encoding putative GPI-anchored protein At1g61900 isoform X1: MKGRVFFKLSLNIILLEVFLLALCFHESCCSQLDHLTGPVLMDKRRDAFLPEISPSGSPQPFIPMLAPSPLIPFTNTTTPKLSGLCMLNFTAAESLLSITSIDCWSAFAPFLANVICCPQLEATLAIIIGQSSKETNVLALNGTLAKFCLSDIEQILVGHGANFDVTQICSTHASNLTQSSCPVIDVNEFENTVDTSKLLAACAEIDSVKECCNQICQGAILEAATRIALKSSELLSIDGPHVLPEHSTTINDCRSIVHRWLASKLDPPLAKHVLRVLSNCNVNKVCPLNFPDMKHVATGCGHGISNQTACCSAMGSYVSHLQKQSFITNLQALDCAASLGTKLRKSNITKDVYSLCHISLKDFSLQVGTQEAGCLLPSLPSDATLDPTSGISFLCDLNDNIAAPWPTTSQVQASSCNKTIKIPALPAATSAQSGIYNDDVMPVMLIASLMVPLMLL, from the exons ATGAAAGGGAGGGTTTTTTTCAAGCTCAGTCTCAATATCATTCTTTTGGAAGTGTTCCTATTAGCTCTCT GTTTTCATGAATCTTGCTGCAGCCAGTTAGATCATCTTACGGGTCCTGTTTTGATGGATAAAAGAAGGGATGCTTTTTTGCCTGAGATCTCTCCTAGTGGGTCTCCTCAGCCGTTTATTCCTATGCTTGCACCTTCACCATTGATACCCTTCACAAATACAACCACTCCAAAATTATCAG GACTCTGTATGTTAAACTTCACTGCTGCTGAAAGCTTGCTGAGTATAACATCAATAGATTGCTGGTCTGCTTTTGCACCTTTCCTGGCTAATGTCATTTGTTGTCCGCAGTTGGAAGCCACTCTTGCAATTATCATTGGTCAATCGAGTAAAGAAACCAATGTCCTTGCTTTAAATGGGACCCTTGCCAAATTTTGCCTCTCAGACATTGAGCAGATTTTGGTTGGTCACGGTGCTAATTTTGATGTAACACAGATATGTTCAACTCATGCCTCAAATCTCACTCAAAGCTCCTGCCCGGTCATTGATGTTAATGAGTTTGAGAACACTGTAGATACTTCTAAGCTTCTGGCAGCTTGTGCTGAGATTGATTCTGTGAAAGAATGCTGTAACCAAATTTGTCAGGGTGCAATATTAGAAGCTGCTACGAGGATTGCATTGAAATCTTCTGAGCTATTGAGCATTGATGGGCCCCATGTTTTACCTGAGCACTCAACTACTATAAATGATTGTAGAAGTATTGTCCACAGATGGCTGGCAAGTAAACTTGATCCTCCTCTTGCGAAGCATGTTCTCAGAGTACTATCAAATTGCAATGTTAATAAAG TTTGCCCCCTGAATTTCCCTGACATGAAGCATGTTGCAACGGGCTGTGGGCATGGGATAAGTAACCAGACGGCATGCTGTAGTGCCATGGGAAGCTATGTCTCCCACTTGCAAAAGCAGAGTTTTATAACCAACTTGCAAGCTTTGGATTGTGCTGCATCATTGGGAACAAAGTTAAGGAAGTCAAATATTACAAAAGATGTATATAGCCTCTGTCATATAAGCCTCAAGGATTTCTCCCTTCAAG TTGGAACTCAAG AGGCTGGATGTCTTTTGCCTAGCTTGCCTTCTGATGCAACATTAGACCCGACTTCAGGAATAAGCTTCCTTTGTGATCTAAATGATAACATTGCAGCTCCATGGCCCACTACATCTCAAGTGCAAGCTTCTTCATGCAATAAAA CTATTAAAATTCCTGCACTTCCAGCAGCCACATCTGCCCAAAGTG GAATTTATAATGACGATGTCATGCCTGTTATGCTCATTGCTTCCTTAATGGTCCCTCTAATGCTATTGTAA